A genomic stretch from Flavobacterium humidisoli includes:
- a CDS encoding alpha/beta hydrolase family protein, whose product MKKIILFIFIIFSSSQSFGQDISGQWKGILKIQNNELRILFNITKTEKGYSSTVDSPDQNAKGIPVASTTFENSVLKLNMAAIGGLYEGRLGADNVFVGKLIQNGHTLDLNLSKGNVEVVRPQEPKEPFSYYTEDVKFENKTDKVTLAGTLSMPKKEGNFPVVILISGSGAQNRDEEILEHKPFLVLADYLTKKGIAVLRFDDRGFGESTGDFKKATTNDFAKDVQAGVDYLKTRKEIDKNKIGLIGHSEGGIIAPMIAGNSKDVKFIVLLAGPGIRGDKLLLLQRELIEKQMGAPDAVVQQNKENFKGAYDLILQSIVNDDDLKAKVNSYFRSKLGNDDMAKTITDQITSPWNYTLLKLDPKLFLEKVKCPVLALNGSKDLQVPSQVNLENIKKVLTEAGNNKVTTKELPNLNHLFQECKTGSPSEYATIEQTFSPIALEEISSWVLIQTK is encoded by the coding sequence ATGAAAAAAATAATACTTTTTATATTCATAATTTTTAGTTCTTCACAATCGTTTGGACAAGATATTTCAGGACAATGGAAGGGTATCTTAAAAATTCAAAATAATGAACTTAGGATCCTATTTAATATTACTAAAACAGAAAAAGGGTATAGTTCTACAGTGGATAGTCCGGATCAAAATGCAAAAGGAATTCCTGTTGCATCAACTACTTTTGAAAATTCGGTATTGAAATTAAATATGGCTGCTATCGGTGGTTTATATGAAGGAAGATTGGGCGCTGATAATGTTTTTGTTGGGAAATTGATTCAAAACGGACATACATTAGATCTTAATTTATCAAAGGGAAATGTTGAAGTTGTAAGACCTCAGGAACCTAAAGAGCCATTTTCTTATTATACAGAAGATGTGAAATTTGAAAATAAAACAGATAAAGTGACTCTCGCAGGCACGTTGTCAATGCCTAAAAAAGAAGGTAATTTTCCAGTAGTTATTTTAATTTCTGGAAGTGGCGCGCAAAATCGAGATGAAGAAATACTAGAGCATAAACCGTTTTTAGTTTTAGCAGATTATCTTACCAAAAAAGGAATAGCTGTTTTACGTTTTGATGATCGCGGTTTTGGTGAATCTACAGGCGATTTTAAAAAAGCAACTACTAATGATTTTGCAAAAGATGTACAAGCTGGAGTAGACTATTTGAAAACGAGAAAAGAAATCGATAAAAATAAAATTGGTTTGATCGGACATAGCGAAGGAGGCATAATTGCTCCAATGATAGCTGGAAATTCTAAAGATGTTAAATTTATAGTTCTACTTGCCGGACCAGGAATTCGCGGCGATAAATTGTTGCTGTTGCAAAGAGAATTGATAGAAAAACAAATGGGAGCTCCAGATGCAGTTGTACAGCAGAATAAAGAAAATTTTAAAGGTGCTTATGACCTTATTTTGCAAAGTATAGTTAACGATGATGATTTGAAAGCCAAGGTCAATTCTTATTTTAGATCAAAATTAGGGAATGATGATATGGCTAAAACCATTACAGATCAAATTACAAGTCCTTGGAATTATACTCTTTTAAAACTTGATCCAAAGCTTTTTTTAGAAAAAGTAAAATGTCCAGTTTTAGCACTTAACGGAAGTAAAGATTTGCAGGTTCCGTCCCAAGTTAATCTTGAAAATATTAAAAAAGTTTTGACCGAAGCAGGAAATAATAAAGTAACAACTAAAGAATTACCAAATTTAAATCACTTATTTCAAGAATGTAAGACAGGTTCTCCAAGTGAATATGCAACTATTGAACAAACCTTTTCACCAATAGCTTTAGAAGAAATTTCGAGTTGGGTTTTAATACAAACGAAATAA
- a CDS encoding SdpI family protein, translating to MNLELRKELPIIGIVSIPFIYLATVWNSLPERVPIHWNYEGQIDNWGNKFSLLFLVFMLPVLMYGLMTAASKIDPKKRISLMGRKFYQLKFFLVLFMSLLATFIVYITKNQSFSSPGLMYVAVGILLIIFGNYFKVIQPNYFIGIRTPWTLENQQVWKATHAFAGKLWLVAGFVFILGGLLFSGFNFSKIFVGIGLTIAFVPIIYSYFKFKSLEKKENNL from the coding sequence ATGAATCTAGAATTAAGAAAAGAGCTCCCTATAATTGGAATTGTTTCGATTCCTTTTATTTATTTGGCAACAGTTTGGAATAGTCTTCCCGAAAGAGTTCCGATACATTGGAACTACGAAGGGCAAATTGACAATTGGGGAAATAAGTTTAGTTTACTGTTTCTAGTTTTTATGCTTCCTGTTTTAATGTACGGTTTAATGACCGCAGCATCTAAAATTGATCCTAAAAAAAGAATTTCATTAATGGGGAGAAAATTTTATCAGCTTAAATTTTTCTTGGTTTTATTTATGTCTTTACTGGCTACATTTATTGTTTATATAACCAAAAATCAATCTTTTTCAAGTCCGGGTTTAATGTATGTTGCAGTTGGAATTTTACTAATAATTTTTGGAAATTATTTTAAAGTCATTCAGCCTAATTATTTTATTGGAATTCGCACACCATGGACACTAGAAAATCAGCAGGTTTGGAAAGCTACTCATGCTTTTGCGGGAAAATTATGGCTTGTGGCTGGTTTTGTTTTCATCTTAGGGGGCTTGTTATTTTCGGGATTTAATTTTTCTAAAATTTTTGTGGGTATTGGCCTTACCATTGCTTTTGTTCCTATAATTTATTCTTATTTTAAGTTTAAAAGTTTAGAAAAAAAAGAAAACAACCTTTAA
- a CDS encoding autorepressor SdpR family transcription factor, translating into MNDIFKALNDATRREILDLLKQKDLSAGEIADAFNISKPSISHHLDILKRADLITSEKNGQFIIYSINTTIMEDVLQWILTFKQ; encoded by the coding sequence ATGAATGATATTTTTAAAGCATTAAATGATGCGACTAGAAGAGAGATTCTGGATCTTTTAAAGCAGAAGGATTTATCTGCAGGAGAGATTGCAGACGCTTTTAATATTTCTAAACCGAGCATTTCACATCATTTAGATATTTTAAAACGGGCCGATTTAATTACATCTGAAAAAAACGGACAATTCATCATTTACTCCATCAATACCACCATAATGGAAGATGTTTTACAATGGATACTAACCTTTAAACAATAA
- a CDS encoding MFS transporter produces MKTNENKKNSLKHVLFGSLIGTTIEFFDFYIYANAAVLVFPQLFFPSSDSTMATLESLATFSIAFLSRPLGSAFFGHYGDKIGRKFTLVAALLTMGISTVTIGFLPSYASIGVAAPLLLMLCRFGQGVGLGGEWGGAVLLAIENAPPNKRAWYGMFPQLGAPIGLLLSGGTFLLLTDSMSNEDFMNYGWRIPFIASAFLVIVGFYIRTKITETPSFENAKKQEEEVKVPFLELVKSYKNQLVFGTFAAITTFLVFYLMTVFTLSWATSDLGIVKRDGLLIQLFSVLFFALFIPVSAVVADKIGRRKMLIVATAAIAVFGFFFSYFLSSGNIVLVTIFACIGMSLMGFTYGPLGTFLSELFPTNVRYSGASLTFNMAGILGAAFAPMIAIWLAKTYDVSYVGFYLVTAALISIVSFLVISKDEHKF; encoded by the coding sequence ATGAAAACTAACGAGAATAAAAAGAACTCTCTAAAACATGTTCTTTTTGGAAGCCTTATTGGTACCACAATCGAATTTTTTGATTTTTATATTTATGCCAATGCAGCAGTGTTGGTCTTTCCTCAATTATTTTTTCCTAGTTCAGATTCGACAATGGCGACTCTGGAATCTTTGGCTACTTTTTCTATTGCGTTTTTGTCACGCCCTTTAGGTTCGGCATTTTTTGGGCATTATGGTGATAAGATCGGACGTAAATTTACTCTTGTAGCCGCTTTATTGACAATGGGAATTTCGACAGTAACCATTGGATTCTTGCCCAGCTACGCGAGTATTGGTGTCGCGGCTCCGTTATTATTAATGCTTTGCAGATTCGGACAAGGTGTTGGTTTAGGAGGCGAGTGGGGAGGTGCTGTTTTATTGGCGATAGAAAATGCACCACCAAATAAACGTGCTTGGTACGGAATGTTTCCACAATTAGGCGCTCCAATAGGTTTATTGCTTTCTGGCGGAACTTTCTTGTTATTGACAGATTCTATGAGTAATGAAGATTTTATGAATTATGGTTGGAGAATTCCTTTTATTGCCAGTGCATTTTTAGTAATAGTTGGTTTTTATATTAGAACTAAAATTACAGAAACGCCTTCGTTTGAAAATGCCAAAAAACAGGAAGAAGAGGTAAAAGTTCCTTTTCTAGAATTAGTAAAATCATATAAAAATCAGTTGGTTTTTGGAACATTCGCAGCAATAACAACATTCTTGGTTTTCTATTTAATGACTGTATTTACACTTAGCTGGGCTACTTCAGATTTAGGAATTGTAAAAAGAGATGGATTATTGATTCAATTATTCTCTGTATTGTTTTTTGCGCTTTTTATTCCAGTTTCTGCTGTTGTGGCCGACAAGATTGGTCGTCGCAAAATGCTTATCGTCGCAACTGCGGCTATTGCCGTTTTTGGATTTTTCTTTTCTTACTTTTTAAGTTCTGGAAATATCGTTTTGGTTACCATTTTTGCTTGCATCGGAATGTCATTAATGGGTTTTACTTACGGACCTTTGGGAACTTTTCTGTCTGAATTATTTCCAACAAATGTTCGTTATTCTGGAGCTTCTTTAACTTTTAATATGGCGGGAATTTTAGGAGCTGCTTTTGCACCAATGATCGCAATTTGGTTAGCTAAGACATATGATGTGAGTTATGTAGGTTTCTATTTGGTAACCGCGGCACTTATATCTATAGTTTCATTTTTGGTAATTAGCAAAGACGAACATAAGTTTTAG
- the bshC gene encoding bacillithiol biosynthesis cysteine-adding enzyme BshC: protein MPTDCISFQSSGYFSKLMQDYLDQKPELKPLYNNFPSLENFEKQIAEKSANFDHNNRTALVETLEKQYQNIEISDLTRQNITLLKLENTFTITTGHQLNLFSGPLYFLYKIISTINLTKELKSKYPSYNFVPVYWMATEDHDFEEINYFNFKGKKIRWNAESTGPVGRLSTNGLEDLFEVYSKELGSSTNANTLKKLFEEAYLKHENLADATRYLANALFSSYGLVIIDADDRDLKRAFIPFAKEELENQTSFKAVQKSIEELADYAVQVNPREINLFYIEDKLRERIIFENDKYWVNNTKISFSKEEILKLLESNPEKFSPNVIMRPLYQEIILPNLCYIGGGGEIAYWLELKAFFDAVQITFPILLVRNSVLLATEKQVKKADNLNLSWKDLFSKSEYLVNEITHKLSPFPIDLKEQKEALEKQFAYLFELAEKTDKSFSGAVKAQEVKQKKGLENLEKRLLRAQKRKLQDQLQRVTDLQCELFPNNSLQERQANFSEFYLEKGEQLIPLLIQKLKPLEHNFDIIII from the coding sequence ATGCCTACCGACTGTATCAGCTTTCAATCTTCTGGATATTTCTCTAAACTAATGCAGGATTATTTAGATCAAAAACCAGAGTTAAAACCGCTGTACAATAATTTTCCAAGCCTAGAAAATTTTGAAAAACAAATAGCCGAAAAATCAGCCAATTTTGATCATAACAATAGAACTGCATTGGTTGAAACGCTGGAAAAACAATATCAAAATATTGAAATTTCGGATTTAACGAGACAAAATATTACGCTTTTAAAACTCGAAAATACTTTTACAATTACAACTGGACATCAGCTAAATTTATTTAGCGGACCGCTATATTTTTTATATAAAATTATTTCTACTATTAATTTAACTAAAGAATTAAAGTCGAAATATCCTTCGTACAATTTTGTTCCAGTTTACTGGATGGCTACAGAGGATCACGATTTTGAAGAAATTAATTATTTTAATTTTAAAGGAAAAAAAATCCGCTGGAATGCAGAAAGCACTGGTCCTGTTGGAAGGCTTTCAACCAATGGTTTAGAAGATTTATTTGAAGTCTATTCGAAAGAATTAGGTTCAAGCACTAATGCCAATACACTTAAAAAGCTTTTTGAAGAAGCCTATTTAAAACATGAAAATCTAGCCGATGCAACCCGTTATTTGGCCAATGCACTTTTTTCAAGCTATGGTTTAGTGATTATAGATGCAGACGATCGCGATTTAAAACGTGCTTTTATTCCGTTTGCCAAAGAAGAGTTAGAAAATCAGACTTCGTTTAAAGCGGTTCAAAAATCAATTGAAGAACTTGCAGATTATGCCGTTCAGGTAAATCCACGTGAAATTAATTTGTTTTATATCGAAGATAAACTGCGCGAAAGAATCATTTTTGAAAATGACAAATATTGGGTGAACAACACCAAAATTTCATTTTCTAAAGAAGAGATTTTAAAACTATTAGAAAGCAATCCAGAAAAATTCAGTCCAAATGTAATTATGCGTCCGTTATATCAGGAAATTATACTTCCTAATCTCTGCTATATCGGTGGAGGCGGCGAGATTGCATACTGGCTAGAATTAAAAGCCTTTTTTGATGCTGTACAGATTACTTTTCCAATATTATTAGTTCGAAATTCAGTTCTTTTAGCAACTGAAAAACAAGTTAAAAAAGCCGATAATTTAAATTTATCATGGAAAGATTTATTTAGTAAATCGGAATATTTAGTTAATGAGATTACTCATAAACTTTCGCCATTTCCAATTGATTTAAAAGAACAAAAAGAAGCACTTGAAAAACAGTTTGCGTATTTATTTGAATTAGCCGAAAAAACAGACAAATCTTTTTCTGGAGCCGTAAAAGCACAAGAAGTAAAACAAAAGAAAGGTTTGGAAAATCTAGAAAAACGTCTTTTAAGAGCACAAAAAAGAAAACTCCAAGATCAGTTACAAAGGGTAACCGATTTGCAGTGCGAATTATTTCCAAACAATAGCCTTCAAGAACGCCAAGCCAATTTTTCCGAATTTTATTTAGAAAAAGGAGAACAATTGATTCCGCTTTTAATTCAAAAATTAAAACCTTTAGAACATAATTTTGACATCATAATAATCTAA
- a CDS encoding acyltransferase family protein, with product MVRERLISLDVFRGLTILLMTIVNNPGDWGNVYPPLLHAHWNGCTPTDLVFPFFIFIMGVAVPLAMQEKTYDETTFNKILIRSLRMLCLGIFFNFFGKIQLFGLDGIPLLIGRLVITFAVGYALMGSFSTRLKNIFAFGILAIYLILAYGGFENYQDVRLPGVLQRIAVVYFVVSLLYLKTSRKTQIITGAVLLLGYWAIMTLIPVPGFGEANLERGTNLAAWVDSVVLKGHMYHETNTWDPEGILSTIPSIVNGIIGLFMGQILLLSVTKIQKAQRMGMIGTALIFFGLIWDLVFPINKSIWTSSYVLYTTGLATVCLTALYYIIDIREYKKGFKLFVIWGVNPMIVFFASQIIPQALVMIRFQNPSIPSEQTNLLDYLYRFGIAPFFSNPMSASLAGALTYVAIWTFILWIFYRNKLIFKV from the coding sequence ATGGTAAGAGAACGACTAATTTCGCTTGATGTCTTTCGCGGACTGACAATTCTATTGATGACTATTGTAAACAATCCAGGTGATTGGGGAAATGTTTATCCTCCGCTTTTACACGCGCACTGGAATGGCTGCACACCAACCGATCTTGTATTCCCGTTTTTTATTTTTATAATGGGAGTTGCTGTACCGCTTGCAATGCAGGAGAAAACATATGATGAAACAACATTCAATAAAATTCTCATTCGCTCTTTACGAATGCTTTGTTTGGGGATTTTCTTTAATTTCTTTGGAAAAATTCAGCTTTTTGGATTAGATGGAATTCCGCTTCTAATTGGACGATTGGTCATTACTTTTGCGGTTGGTTATGCTTTGATGGGAAGTTTTAGCACACGCCTAAAAAACATTTTTGCATTTGGCATATTGGCTATTTATCTCATTTTAGCCTACGGCGGATTTGAAAACTATCAAGATGTTCGGCTTCCCGGAGTTCTACAGCGTATTGCAGTAGTCTATTTTGTTGTTTCGCTTTTATATTTGAAAACATCCCGAAAAACCCAAATTATTACAGGAGCTGTTTTGCTTTTAGGATATTGGGCAATTATGACCTTAATTCCTGTTCCGGGATTTGGAGAAGCAAATCTAGAGCGAGGCACCAATCTCGCTGCTTGGGTTGACAGCGTCGTCTTAAAAGGACATATGTATCACGAAACCAATACTTGGGATCCAGAAGGAATTTTAAGCACAATTCCTTCAATTGTAAATGGAATTATTGGTTTGTTTATGGGCCAAATTTTACTACTTAGTGTAACCAAAATCCAAAAAGCACAAAGAATGGGAATGATAGGTACTGCGCTAATTTTTTTCGGTTTAATCTGGGATTTAGTTTTCCCTATAAATAAATCCATCTGGACAAGCAGTTACGTTTTATATACAACTGGTTTGGCTACAGTCTGCCTTACGGCATTGTACTATATCATTGACATAAGAGAATACAAAAAGGGCTTTAAACTATTTGTAATCTGGGGAGTGAATCCTATGATTGTTTTCTTTGCTTCACAGATTATCCCACAGGCTTTGGTAATGATACGTTTTCAAAACCCATCTATCCCAAGCGAACAGACCAATCTTTTAGATTATTTATATCGCTTTGGCATTGCACCGTTTTTCAGTAATCCTATGTCTGCTTCCTTGGCAGGAGCACTAACCTATGTTGCGATCTGGACATTTATTTTATGGATATTCTACAGAAACAAATTAATATTTAAAGTTTAA
- a CDS encoding nucleoside-diphosphate kinase, protein MATNRTFTMIKPDAVANGHIGNILAMITNGGFKIVSLKLTQLTVADAKAFYAVHAERPFYGELVEFMSRGPIVAAILEKDNAVEDFRTLIGATNPAEAAEGTIRKAYATSIGENAVHGSDSDENAAIESAFHFAGREQF, encoded by the coding sequence ATGGCAACAAATAGAACTTTTACAATGATTAAACCAGATGCTGTTGCAAACGGACACATCGGGAATATCTTAGCAATGATTACTAATGGTGGTTTCAAAATCGTTTCATTAAAATTAACTCAATTAACTGTAGCAGATGCAAAAGCATTTTATGCAGTTCACGCAGAAAGACCTTTCTACGGAGAATTAGTTGAATTTATGTCTCGCGGACCAATTGTTGCTGCTATTTTAGAGAAAGATAACGCAGTAGAAGATTTCAGAACTTTAATTGGAGCTACAAACCCAGCTGAAGCTGCTGAAGGAACTATTCGTAAAGCATACGCTACTTCAATCGGAGAAAATGCAGTTCACGGATCTGACAGCGATGAAAATGCTGCTATCGAAAGCGCATTCCACTTTGCAGGAAGAGAGCAATTTTAA
- a CDS encoding DUF721 domain-containing protein, producing MAKRINNESTISAVLQQIIQVNKLQPGMDQIDVRDAWKNLMGSGVNTYTRNVVLKGSTLYVELGSSVLREELTHGKYKIVKMINEELGREVVKDVVLR from the coding sequence ATGGCGAAAAGAATAAATAACGAAAGTACTATTAGTGCTGTATTACAGCAGATTATTCAAGTGAATAAATTGCAGCCAGGTATGGATCAAATTGATGTTCGTGACGCCTGGAAAAATCTTATGGGGAGCGGAGTGAATACTTATACTCGGAATGTTGTATTGAAAGGCAGTACACTTTATGTAGAATTAGGGTCGTCTGTTCTGCGCGAAGAATTAACTCACGGAAAATACAAGATAGTAAAAATGATTAATGAAGAATTGGGTCGTGAGGTTGTAAAAGATGTTGTTTTACGCTGA
- a CDS encoding lipocalin family protein, protein MKNAFIVLFCSLLFVSCKQEIKPADLTKLNGYWEIEKVVFEKGEEKEYKMNETFDFFQIKNNKGVRTKVMPQFDGTFLTTDTFENVSVRFAGEQVFLDYKTDYAKWSEEIISLSDDKLVVKNAQKIEYHYKKAGPVNLLKDGEKNK, encoded by the coding sequence ATGAAAAACGCTTTTATAGTTTTGTTTTGTTCACTTTTATTTGTGAGCTGTAAACAGGAAATAAAACCTGCAGATCTCACCAAATTAAATGGTTATTGGGAAATTGAAAAAGTGGTTTTTGAGAAAGGGGAAGAGAAGGAGTATAAAATGAACGAGACTTTTGATTTTTTCCAAATTAAAAATAATAAAGGAGTTCGAACGAAAGTGATGCCACAATTTGACGGTACATTTTTGACAACAGACACATTTGAGAATGTTTCGGTTCGTTTTGCTGGAGAACAAGTTTTCTTAGATTATAAAACGGATTATGCAAAATGGAGCGAAGAGATTATCTCGCTCTCTGATGACAAATTGGTGGTTAAAAATGCACAAAAAATAGAATATCATTATAAAAAAGCTGGACCAGTAAACCTTTTGAAAGATGGCGAAAAGAATAAATAA
- the ftsY gene encoding signal recognition particle-docking protein FtsY: protein MSFFKKLFSTEKKETLDKGLEKTKTTFFSKLSKAVAGKSKVDDDVLDNLEEVLVASDVGVDTTLKIITRIEKRVAEDKYLGTEELNQILRDEIGALLSETNTGEATEFEIPKDKKPYVLMVVGVNGVGKTTTIGKLAYQFKKAGHKVVLGAADTFRAAAIDQLQVWADRVNVPIVRQQMGSDPASVAFDTLQSAVAQDADVVIIDTAGRLHNKINLMNELTKVKRVMQKVVADAPHDVLLVLDGSTGQNAFEQAKQFTAATEVTSLAVTKLDGTAKGGVVIGISDQFQIPVKYIGVGEGIEDLQVFNKYEFVDSFFK from the coding sequence ATGAGTTTTTTTAAAAAATTATTCTCTACCGAAAAAAAAGAGACTTTAGACAAAGGTCTTGAAAAAACGAAAACTACTTTTTTCTCGAAGTTAAGTAAAGCCGTTGCTGGGAAATCTAAAGTTGATGATGATGTTTTAGATAATCTGGAGGAAGTTCTTGTAGCTTCTGATGTTGGGGTAGATACTACTTTGAAAATTATTACAAGAATTGAAAAGCGTGTTGCTGAAGATAAATATCTAGGAACAGAAGAATTGAATCAAATTCTTCGTGATGAAATTGGTGCTTTATTATCTGAAACGAATACCGGTGAGGCAACAGAATTCGAAATTCCGAAAGATAAAAAACCTTATGTCTTAATGGTTGTTGGGGTAAATGGGGTAGGAAAGACAACAACAATTGGTAAACTGGCTTATCAATTTAAAAAAGCGGGTCATAAAGTGGTTTTAGGTGCGGCGGATACTTTCCGTGCAGCGGCCATTGATCAATTGCAAGTTTGGGCCGATCGCGTAAATGTACCAATTGTAAGACAGCAAATGGGAAGTGATCCTGCTTCCGTAGCTTTCGATACTTTGCAATCTGCTGTTGCTCAAGATGCTGATGTTGTAATTATTGATACAGCTGGACGTCTTCATAATAAAATAAACTTAATGAATGAGCTGACAAAAGTAAAACGTGTAATGCAGAAAGTGGTTGCTGATGCGCCTCATGATGTACTTTTGGTTTTAGATGGTTCTACAGGTCAAAATGCTTTTGAACAAGCTAAACAATTTACTGCGGCTACAGAGGTTACTTCATTGGCGGTAACTAAATTGGACGGAACTGCAAAAGGCGGTGTTGTAATTGGTATTTCAGATCAATTTCAAATCCCAGTAAAATATATTGGTGTCGGCGAAGGAATTGAAGATTTGCAAGTCTTTAATAAGTATGAATTTGTAGATAGTTTCTTTAAATAA
- a CDS encoding DUF4295 domain-containing protein gives MAKKTVASLQTSSKRLSKAIKMVKSPKTGAYTFVESIMAPEEVDEFLKKK, from the coding sequence ATGGCAAAGAAAACCGTAGCATCGTTACAAACATCTTCTAAGAGATTATCAAAAGCCATCAAAATGGTAAAATCTCCTAAAACTGGTGCATATACATTCGTAGAATCTATTATGGCTCCTGAAGAAGTTGATGAGTTCTTGAAAAAGAAATAA
- the rpmG gene encoding 50S ribosomal protein L33, with the protein MAKKGNRIQVILECTEHKTSGVPGTSRYITTKNKKNTPDRLEIKKFNPILKRVTVHKEIK; encoded by the coding sequence ATGGCAAAGAAAGGTAATAGAATCCAAGTAATTTTAGAATGTACTGAGCACAAAACTTCTGGTGTTCCAGGTACTTCTAGATATATTACAACTAAGAACAAAAAAAATACTCCAGATAGATTAGAGATTAAAAAATTTAATCCAATCTTAAAAAGAGTAACTGTTCACAAAGAAATTAAGTAA
- the rpmB gene encoding 50S ribosomal protein L28, protein MSRVCDLTGKRAMVGNNVSHAMNKTKRKFSVNLVKKRFYLPEEDRWITLRVAASTIKTINKNGITAVLKKAQSEGFIK, encoded by the coding sequence ATGTCAAGAGTTTGTGACCTTACAGGTAAAAGAGCGATGGTAGGAAATAACGTTTCTCACGCTATGAACAAAACTAAGAGAAAGTTTTCTGTAAACTTAGTTAAAAAGCGTTTTTATCTTCCAGAAGAAGATAGATGGATTACTCTTAGAGTAGCAGCATCTACGATAAAAACAATTAATAAAAATGGAATCACTGCAGTTTTGAAAAAAGCGCAGTCAGAAGGATTTATCAAATAA
- a CDS encoding CinA family nicotinamide mononucleotide deamidase-related protein, producing MKAAIITIGDEILIGQIVDTNSAFIAKSLDRIGVEVAEMLSISDDKKHILDTFAQLQNKVDVVIVTGGLGPTKDDVTKKTFCEYFDDELVVDQKVLAHVTELIEGFYNRPISQLNKDQALVPSTCTVLHNKVGTAPGMWMKKENTVFISLPGVPYEMKYLVEEEIIPKIVREYKRPYIIHKTILTYGQGESLVAERIEQWENNLPEFIKLAYLPNPGRVRLRLTARGTNKEELEEAIESNVQSLDAIIHDIIVGYEENETIETVIGKLLTKQNKTISTAESCTGGRIASLLSAVPGSSSYFKGSVVSYATEVKINVLGIPQNLIDRFSVVSAEVASAMALSVKDLLKTDYALATTGNAGPSKGDSDAEIGIVFIALATPDGVIVEEFNFGQPREKVIDRASVKSLEILQKEILKIVQ from the coding sequence ATGAAAGCAGCAATTATTACTATTGGAGATGAAATCTTAATTGGCCAAATCGTAGATACAAATTCGGCTTTTATTGCCAAATCACTCGATAGAATTGGAGTTGAGGTGGCAGAAATGCTGTCCATAAGCGATGACAAAAAACATATTTTAGACACTTTTGCACAACTACAAAACAAAGTAGATGTTGTGATTGTGACGGGCGGATTAGGGCCAACTAAAGATGATGTAACAAAGAAAACTTTTTGTGAATACTTTGATGATGAACTAGTAGTTGATCAAAAAGTTTTGGCGCACGTGACTGAATTAATTGAAGGGTTTTATAACAGGCCCATTTCGCAACTCAATAAAGATCAAGCCTTGGTGCCTTCTACTTGTACTGTTTTGCATAACAAAGTAGGAACAGCGCCAGGAATGTGGATGAAGAAGGAAAATACCGTTTTTATTTCGCTTCCAGGAGTTCCGTACGAAATGAAATATCTGGTAGAAGAAGAAATAATCCCTAAAATTGTCCGCGAATATAAACGTCCTTACATTATTCATAAAACCATTTTGACTTATGGACAAGGGGAGAGTTTAGTGGCAGAACGTATTGAACAATGGGAGAATAATCTTCCAGAGTTTATAAAACTGGCTTATCTGCCCAATCCGGGGCGAGTTCGTCTGCGTTTAACCGCTCGCGGGACTAATAAAGAAGAATTAGAAGAAGCGATAGAAAGTAATGTGCAGTCCTTGGACGCTATCATTCACGATATAATTGTAGGTTACGAAGAGAATGAAACAATTGAAACGGTAATAGGTAAACTGCTTACCAAGCAAAATAAAACAATCTCAACGGCAGAAAGTTGTACTGGTGGAAGAATTGCTTCATTATTGTCGGCTGTTCCAGGCTCATCAAGCTATTTTAAAGGAAGTGTCGTTTCTTATGCAACAGAAGTCAAAATAAATGTTTTGGGAATACCGCAAAATTTAATTGATCGATTTTCGGTAGTTAGTGCTGAGGTTGCATCGGCTATGGCTTTGAGTGTTAAAGATTTGCTGAAAACCGACTATGCGCTAGCAACGACGGGCAATGCAGGTCCATCAAAAGGCGATTCTGATGCTGAAATAGGCATTGTTTTTATTGCTTTGGCAACACCAGATGGGGTAATTGTTGAGGAATTTAACTTCGGACAACCTCGTGAAAAAGTGATAGATAGGGCGTCTGTTAAGAGTTTGGAAATATTACAGAAAGAAATTTTAAAAATTGTGCAATAA